From the genome of Synechococcales cyanobacterium T60_A2020_003, one region includes:
- a CDS encoding sulfotransferase family 2 domain-containing protein: protein MGRFADGTPLTDESLKEWRKIPNALKISKNLERLEELVIPWERVKKLSKTLKLDEPEDPADAHKAAIGGLSKPPTVKGKKAILLFTHIPKVGGTTLEYLLSKNYRINRTLHLNGPELEARPYLLFKHSMLPDVIMGHYRVPSILYQLIDRPILHITLLREPVGRIISYYDYLHTAYTHTYYPLVSKMTLAEFVQSGEFVEIENAQSLRFTGHLRQRSLGFSKYDPEETLAGAKAILRDRMSVFGLTEQYTKFLIMLQRLLKWQDIYYVRQNISRQKTSRDSIDPAVMQIIQERNAIDIALYTYAKELFEERCSELGITQEDVEKFEAGNKAYQDILIDV from the coding sequence ATGGGGCGCTTTGCTGATGGCACTCCCCTGACGGATGAGTCTCTGAAGGAATGGCGAAAAATCCCAAACGCCCTAAAAATCTCAAAGAACCTAGAACGGCTAGAAGAACTGGTCATTCCTTGGGAGCGGGTCAAGAAGCTGAGCAAAACGCTAAAACTCGACGAGCCGGAGGATCCAGCCGATGCTCACAAAGCCGCGATTGGGGGGCTATCTAAACCGCCAACGGTCAAAGGGAAAAAGGCGATCTTGCTGTTCACCCATATTCCCAAAGTAGGGGGCACAACCCTAGAGTACTTGCTCAGCAAGAACTACAGAATTAATCGCACGCTTCATCTTAACGGCCCCGAACTCGAAGCTAGACCCTACTTATTGTTTAAGCACTCCATGCTACCCGACGTTATCATGGGGCATTATCGCGTCCCTTCGATCTTGTATCAACTGATCGATCGCCCCATTCTCCACATTACGCTTCTGCGCGAACCGGTTGGCCGCATTATTTCCTATTACGACTATCTACACACGGCGTACACCCATACCTATTATCCCCTCGTCAGCAAGATGACACTGGCAGAATTTGTGCAGTCTGGGGAATTCGTGGAAATCGAGAACGCCCAGTCGCTCCGATTCACGGGGCACTTGCGGCAGCGGAGTCTTGGTTTTTCCAAATATGATCCGGAGGAAACCCTGGCTGGAGCCAAAGCCATCCTGCGCGATCGCATGTCTGTGTTTGGCTTAACCGAGCAGTACACAAAATTCCTGATTATGCTGCAACGGTTACTAAAGTGGCAGGATATTTACTACGTTCGCCAGAATATTTCCAGGCAAAAGACCAGCCGCGACTCGATTGATCCTGCCGTGATGCAGATCATTCAGGAGCGAAATGCCATTGACATTGCCCTGTATACCTATGCTAAGGAACTGTTTGAGGAGCGCTGTAGTGAACTTGGCATCACTCAAGAAGACGTAGAGAAGTTTGAAGCAGGTAATAAAGCCTACCAAGATATCCTGATTGATGTATAA
- a CDS encoding sulfotransferase family 2 domain-containing protein — translation MIQLEHKLQAGEQLCFVHIPKTAGTTLISLLDAHFPVDRICPAQLWRELVWLPPDQVSACQLLRGHYTYDDYLKLASNPVFISMFRNPIDRACSYYNFMRNQPNDWLERHYSYRTALAESHLHVANLVEGDIEIYQRANRDDLAAFFASSFVQAWIQNWQVKAIARSTFDQSPWAQEAVLATAKDRLATLVWFGCVERFADSMALLSYTFGWNPIRQYQRLMVAPNPNYTKGLSAKTVEILQEIHQLDLAFYDYAAAEFEQRYEAMQQDLQERYGGTDLYAQLEQHYRDRTQALNRPRQTVIDLKFDQAIAGTGWQLREGSIEEQTLFRWTGPETETTLDLPLAAGQDFTLKLRIVGAISEEVLDSVQLRVGDRSIPLTQLCREIRPGIYLVLFEGQIPADAIQPDAPFTRLMFSVKETRSLHSLDASNPDRRSVGVALDWISLFPKAELGDPGYRCMLFPGEDAAWFEVAQWLRSHIRPTEKAIAPLDFAEVLPNQILPYRLISETTTEIGAEWIVIHKGMLESLPLALLDKVNTSWNPVYANPVFVVFTIQLDLPAIAFKTPDLKAFREEYKKVLRKSSS, via the coding sequence ATGATTCAACTTGAGCACAAGCTTCAGGCTGGAGAGCAGCTTTGCTTTGTCCACATTCCGAAGACGGCCGGAACGACGCTAATCTCCCTGCTCGATGCCCACTTCCCGGTTGATCGCATTTGTCCGGCTCAGCTTTGGCGCGAGTTGGTTTGGTTGCCGCCGGATCAAGTATCTGCATGTCAACTGCTGCGAGGGCACTACACCTACGATGATTATCTGAAACTGGCTTCTAATCCGGTTTTTATTTCAATGTTTCGCAACCCAATTGATCGGGCATGTTCGTACTACAACTTCATGCGAAATCAGCCTAATGACTGGCTGGAGCGGCATTATAGTTACCGGACAGCGTTAGCCGAATCCCATCTCCATGTAGCGAACTTGGTAGAGGGTGATATTGAAATTTATCAGCGGGCGAATCGGGATGACTTAGCTGCTTTTTTTGCCAGTTCGTTTGTCCAGGCCTGGATTCAAAATTGGCAGGTGAAGGCGATCGCCCGTTCAACCTTCGATCAATCCCCGTGGGCGCAGGAAGCAGTGTTGGCTACCGCAAAGGATCGGCTGGCAACGCTGGTTTGGTTTGGGTGCGTGGAACGGTTTGCCGATTCGATGGCGTTACTGAGCTACACCTTTGGCTGGAACCCGATTCGGCAATACCAGCGGTTGATGGTTGCGCCCAATCCAAACTACACTAAGGGACTGTCTGCCAAAACGGTGGAGATTTTGCAGGAGATTCATCAGCTTGATCTGGCCTTTTACGACTACGCAGCAGCAGAGTTTGAACAGCGCTATGAGGCCATGCAGCAGGATCTTCAGGAACGATACGGGGGAACCGATCTGTATGCCCAACTGGAGCAGCATTATCGCGATCGCACTCAGGCGCTAAATCGTCCCCGGCAAACTGTGATTGACTTGAAGTTTGACCAGGCGATCGCCGGAACGGGCTGGCAACTTCGGGAGGGGAGTATTGAAGAGCAAACCCTGTTTCGTTGGACAGGGCCAGAAACGGAGACTACGCTGGACTTACCCTTAGCGGCAGGACAAGATTTCACTCTGAAACTGCGGATTGTGGGCGCGATTTCGGAGGAGGTGTTGGACAGTGTGCAGCTTAGGGTGGGCGATCGCTCCATTCCGCTGACCCAACTGTGCCGCGAGATTCGTCCTGGCATTTATCTGGTGCTATTCGAAGGACAAATTCCAGCAGATGCCATCCAACCGGATGCACCCTTTACGCGGCTAATGTTTTCAGTCAAAGAAACGCGATCGCTCCATTCCCTAGATGCCTCTAACCCGGATCGGCGTTCGGTCGGGGTAGCGTTGGATTGGATTAGCCTTTTTCCGAAGGCTGAGTTGGGTGATCCGGGCTATCGTTGCATGCTGTTTCCCGGCGAGGATGCAGCTTGGTTTGAGGTTGCCCAGTGGCTGCGATCGCACATCAGACCTACGGAGAAGGCGATCGCCCCATTGGATTTTGCGGAGGTACTGCCTAACCAGATATTGCCATATCGCTTAATCTCGGAAACAACAACCGAGATTGGTGCAGAGTGGATAGTGATCCATAAGGGAATGCTGGAGTCCTTGCCCCTCGCGTTGTTAGATAAAGTCAACACATCTTGGAACCCAGTCTATGCCAATCCAGTATTTGTTGTATTCACAATTCAGCTTGATCTTCCAGCGATCGCCTTCAAGACACCAGATTTGAAAGCCTTCCGCGAGGAATATAAAAAAGTGCTGCGCAAATCTAGCTCCTAG
- a CDS encoding glycosyltransferase family 4 protein, producing the protein MSIKGTRVLVDGYNIQMAQGTGIKTYGLTLINALQGLGADVSVLFGRPAPETQNPILDEVLFFDTDEILLKLLEKPRPIRILNILADLLSTLGGTTYSATPINTKAGVVYNAPIQGSLIGALLNLVETTNFLNIPDCYSRANALFKLFGTNAKVTVPEKFDIFHATYTIPVEVKGTKKITTIHDLIPLRLPSTTLDNKKIFYKMVEKSIKESAAIITVSENSRQDILKIFDTDPQKIFVTYQPVNPTPSTASEEGLEGSLKKFRLSPQEYILFVGAIEPKKNVGRLIDAYAQLDTNLKLVIVGKRGWMWEDEIGKIDQIFSKQKALKQTRLLDYVSYGDLKNLYAGAFCFCFPSLYEGFGLPPLEAMAHGCPVITSNISSLPEVCGDAALYVNPYDEQDIGAKLSMLINEPARRAAMIEKGYEQVKKFDVANYQQRLSQVYESVL; encoded by the coding sequence ATGAGTATTAAGGGCACTCGCGTTCTCGTTGATGGCTACAACATTCAAATGGCGCAAGGTACGGGCATTAAAACCTATGGGTTGACCCTGATTAACGCCCTTCAAGGCTTAGGTGCTGACGTGAGTGTGCTTTTTGGACGCCCTGCCCCTGAAACTCAGAATCCGATTTTGGATGAGGTTCTCTTTTTTGATACCGATGAGATTCTCCTCAAACTCCTCGAAAAGCCACGTCCTATTCGGATTCTAAACATTCTGGCTGATCTGCTTTCCACCCTAGGTGGTACGACCTATAGCGCTACTCCCATTAATACGAAAGCAGGCGTTGTTTATAATGCGCCGATTCAGGGAAGTTTAATTGGCGCTCTCCTAAACTTGGTAGAAACAACTAACTTTCTCAACATTCCAGACTGCTACTCACGCGCTAATGCGTTATTCAAATTATTTGGCACAAACGCCAAGGTAACTGTACCCGAAAAATTTGATATCTTCCATGCCACCTACACCATTCCAGTAGAGGTCAAAGGCACGAAAAAGATTACAACGATTCACGACTTAATCCCGCTACGTTTACCGTCTACAACACTAGACAATAAAAAGATCTTTTATAAGATGGTTGAAAAGTCTATTAAAGAATCGGCAGCAATTATAACGGTATCCGAGAATTCAAGGCAGGATATTCTTAAAATCTTTGATACTGATCCCCAAAAGATTTTTGTTACCTATCAGCCTGTAAATCCAACTCCCTCCACTGCGTCTGAAGAAGGGCTTGAAGGATCACTCAAAAAATTCCGCCTTAGCCCTCAAGAATACATCTTATTTGTAGGAGCGATTGAACCGAAGAAAAATGTCGGGCGGTTGATTGATGCCTATGCCCAACTCGATACCAATTTAAAGCTGGTCATCGTGGGCAAGAGAGGCTGGATGTGGGAAGACGAAATTGGCAAGATCGATCAAATCTTTAGCAAACAAAAAGCGTTGAAACAGACGCGCCTGCTGGATTACGTCAGCTATGGCGATTTGAAAAATCTGTACGCAGGTGCTTTCTGTTTTTGCTTCCCATCCCTTTATGAAGGATTTGGTCTGCCCCCCCTGGAAGCGATGGCGCATGGCTGTCCTGTAATCACGTCCAACATTTCATCCTTGCCTGAGGTCTGTGGAGATGCCGCCCTTTACGTCAATCCCTACGATGAGCAAGACATCGGAGCCAAACTTTCCATGCTGATTAACGAGCCTGCTCGCCGCGCCGCGATGATTGAGAAGGGCTACGAGCAAGTTAAAAAGTTTGACGTTGCCAATTATCAGCAGCGTTTGAGCCAAGTTTACGAATCGGTGTTGTGA
- a CDS encoding ABC transporter ATP-binding protein, whose translation MRLKPPTNQFRSRSAIQASIGSSQGRSPLDVNAPPLRRLLAYSRPYRRQVWMASACSILNKLFDLAPPALIGMAVDVVVQQQDSLIARLGITSIAGQLTVLTILTLIVWALESIFEYAYAWLWRNLAQTIQHDLRLDAYAHLQDLEMSYFEARSTGGLMSILNDDINQLERFLDGGANEILQVITTVIVIGGVFFYLAPGVAWMSMLPMPFIIWGSIAFQKRLAPLYADVRDKVSWLNSRLSNNLSGITTIKSFVTETYEIQRVTDDSEAYRRSNRRAIAVSAAFTPLIRIVILLGFTGTLFYGGLAAASGSLAVGSYSVMVFLTQRLLWPLTRLGETLDQYQRAMASTTRVMNLLDTPIAIHPGHRALPIANVQGDIWFRDVTFAYPERSPVLRNLTLHIPAGKTTAIVGSTGSGKSTLVKLLLRLYEIDGGSISLDGIELRDLDLYDLRRAIGLVSQDVFLFHGSVAENIRYGTPNASPEDVIRAARLAEAHEFIEQLPQGYDTIVGERGQRLSGGQRQRLAIARAILKDPPILILDEATSAVDNETEAAIQRSLEKITQNRTTVAIAHRLSTIRNADCIYVMEQGRLIEMGRHEDLLNQHGVYAGLWRVQMGMREESV comes from the coding sequence ATGCGATTGAAACCTCCAACGAACCAATTCCGCTCTAGGTCTGCAATTCAGGCATCAATAGGTTCAAGCCAAGGGCGATCGCCCCTGGATGTCAATGCCCCACCGTTACGTCGTTTACTCGCCTACAGCCGTCCCTACCGTCGTCAAGTTTGGATGGCTTCGGCCTGCTCAATTCTTAATAAATTGTTTGATTTAGCACCTCCGGCCTTGATCGGGATGGCGGTGGATGTGGTGGTGCAGCAGCAAGATTCGCTGATCGCCCGTCTTGGCATTACCAGCATTGCGGGACAGCTTACGGTGCTGACCATTTTGACATTGATCGTGTGGGCGCTGGAGTCGATTTTTGAATACGCCTACGCTTGGCTGTGGCGAAATTTGGCGCAAACGATTCAACACGACCTCCGCCTTGATGCCTACGCCCATCTGCAAGATCTGGAAATGTCCTACTTCGAGGCACGTAGCACGGGGGGGCTGATGTCGATTCTGAACGATGACATTAACCAACTTGAACGATTTCTCGACGGTGGTGCAAATGAGATTTTGCAGGTGATTACCACCGTGATTGTGATTGGGGGTGTCTTTTTCTACCTGGCTCCGGGGGTTGCCTGGATGTCGATGCTGCCGATGCCGTTTATTATCTGGGGATCGATCGCCTTTCAAAAACGCCTTGCCCCCCTCTATGCCGACGTGCGCGATAAGGTGAGCTGGTTAAATAGCCGCTTATCGAATAACTTGAGCGGTATTACGACGATTAAGAGCTTTGTAACGGAAACCTACGAAATTCAGCGCGTGACCGATGATAGTGAAGCCTACCGCCGCAGCAACCGACGGGCGATCGCCGTTAGTGCAGCCTTTACGCCGCTGATTCGGATCGTCATCTTGTTGGGGTTTACAGGAACCTTATTCTACGGGGGCTTGGCGGCGGCATCGGGTAGCTTGGCGGTCGGCAGCTACAGTGTCATGGTGTTTTTGACCCAGCGACTCCTCTGGCCGCTGACCCGGTTGGGCGAAACCCTCGACCAGTACCAGCGAGCCATGGCTTCCACCACTCGCGTGATGAATTTGCTGGATACGCCGATCGCCATCCATCCGGGGCATCGTGCCTTACCCATCGCGAATGTTCAAGGAGATATTTGGTTTCGTGACGTTACCTTTGCCTATCCTGAGCGATCGCCCGTCTTGCGCAATCTGACCCTCCACATTCCCGCCGGAAAAACTACCGCCATTGTTGGCTCAACCGGATCGGGCAAAAGTACCCTCGTTAAACTGCTCCTGCGGCTGTACGAAATTGACGGGGGCAGCATTAGTCTGGACGGAATCGAACTCCGCGATTTGGATTTGTATGACCTCCGCCGCGCCATTGGCCTGGTCAGTCAAGATGTCTTCCTGTTTCACGGCAGCGTCGCCGAAAATATTCGCTACGGCACACCCAACGCTTCTCCAGAAGACGTGATCCGCGCTGCTCGCCTTGCCGAAGCCCATGAGTTTATCGAGCAACTGCCCCAAGGATACGACACGATCGTGGGGGAACGGGGACAGCGGTTATCAGGCGGACAACGGCAACGACTGGCGATCGCCCGTGCCATTTTGAAAGATCCGCCAATCCTGATTTTGGATGAAGCCACATCGGCAGTCGATAACGAAACCGAAGCCGCCATTCAGCGATCGCTCGAAAAAATTACCCAAAATCGGACAACGGTGGCGATCGCCCATCGTCTGTCCACGATTCGCAATGCCGACTGCATTTACGTGATGGAGCAGGGTCGGCTGATTGAAATGGGACGTCATGAAGATCTGCTCAATCAACACGGGGTCTACGCTGGACTCTGGCGTGTCCAAATGGGAATGCGGGAGGAATCCGTTTAG